One stretch of Methanoregula sp. DNA includes these proteins:
- a CDS encoding AAA family ATPase encodes MRITVSGLPGSGTTSLSRYLSERHGFSLISAGEVFRQLAKEHHMELAEFGRLAEADSSFDKMIDARQKEIAERQDNIIVEGRLSGWMVENADLKIWVHAPIGCRVKRIVFRDHVADEKTAGDLTLEREQCEALRYRSYYSIDINDLSIYHLTLNSSHWGVEALGAIVDTAIAQIKRE; translated from the coding sequence ATGCGGATCACCGTGAGCGGGTTGCCCGGCAGCGGGACCACCTCCCTCTCACGGTACCTTTCAGAACGCCACGGTTTTTCATTGATCTCAGCAGGTGAAGTATTCCGGCAGCTTGCAAAGGAACACCATATGGAGCTTGCCGAGTTCGGTCGTCTTGCCGAAGCGGATTCATCCTTTGATAAGATGATTGATGCCCGGCAGAAAGAGATTGCTGAGCGGCAGGACAATATTATTGTTGAAGGCAGGCTCTCTGGCTGGATGGTTGAGAATGCTGATCTCAAGATATGGGTGCACGCACCCATTGGTTGCCGGGTAAAACGGATCGTCTTCCGTGATCATGTGGCCGATGAGAAAACGGCCGGGGATCTCACCCTTGAGCGCGAACAGTGCGAAGCATTACGATACCGGTCGTACTATTCCATTGATATTAACGATCTCTCCATTTATCATCTGACCCTGAACTCCTCTCACTGGGGTGTTGAAGCGCTGGGTGCTATTGTTGATACGGCGATTGCCCAGATCAAGCGCGAATAA
- a CDS encoding GNAT family N-acetyltransferase yields MIAVENEIIVQLVRSWDNDQIADLYRAGGWWKEEYDPAALGSLIRGSFSFAVAVDTKTGKAIGMGRVISDGVSDGYIQDLVVLRDFRKSGIGKEIVSALVERCIQSGITWIALIAEPDTENFYLPLGFVPMQGHVPLLFRSE; encoded by the coding sequence ATGATAGCTGTGGAAAATGAGATCATAGTTCAGCTGGTCCGTTCGTGGGATAACGATCAGATCGCTGACCTGTACCGTGCCGGGGGATGGTGGAAGGAAGAATATGATCCCGCGGCTCTCGGCTCTCTAATCCGGGGAAGTTTTTCATTTGCTGTTGCTGTTGATACGAAAACCGGGAAGGCTATAGGTATGGGACGGGTAATCTCCGATGGTGTCTCGGATGGATATATCCAGGATCTTGTGGTCCTTCGGGATTTTCGAAAGAGCGGTATTGGCAAAGAGATAGTCTCTGCTCTTGTCGAGCGGTGCATCCAGTCCGGTATTACATGGATCGCCCTCATTGCTGAACCGGATACAGAAAATTTTTATCTGCCTCTTGGTTTTGTACCTATGCAAGGGCACGTGCCCCTGCTCTTTCGGAGTGAATGA
- a CDS encoding phosphatidylglycerol lysyltransferase domain-containing protein, which yields MKLTQDDFQPVTLTDRAFFQQHYAHYPQTHSDNTFTNMVCWNHYAHYQYAFVGKNIILASTIDGITRFRPPIGPREPALLRSLIRLASEVSDAEPIVLIDPDTARWMRHTCTGLNLVPDRNHFEYVYRASDLADLPGKQYLTIRHHLNKFRKNCLYSVEPITPENREEVKRFLIQWCEWKGCEGDPVLAHEKDATFFAVDHFGELGLSGLIIRVHNTIGGMSLFERLNNDTALVHFEKGMPDCEGIYKEINAETATILKKDFTYINRESDLGVAGLREAKMRYHPDHMVEVYSLKRDS from the coding sequence ATGAAACTCACGCAGGATGATTTCCAACCCGTCACCTTAACAGACCGGGCATTTTTTCAGCAGCACTATGCACATTATCCCCAGACACACAGCGATAATACCTTTACCAATATGGTCTGCTGGAACCATTACGCGCATTACCAGTATGCCTTTGTCGGGAAAAATATCATCCTGGCCAGCACTATTGATGGTATCACCCGGTTCCGCCCCCCGATTGGCCCCCGCGAACCTGCACTTCTGCGCTCCCTTATCCGGCTTGCATCGGAGGTCAGTGACGCAGAACCGATCGTGCTGATCGATCCTGATACTGCCCGGTGGATGCGGCATACCTGTACCGGGCTCAACCTGGTACCTGACCGGAACCATTTCGAGTATGTGTACCGCGCTTCCGATCTTGCCGATCTCCCGGGAAAACAGTATCTCACCATCCGCCATCATCTCAATAAATTCCGGAAAAACTGCCTCTATTCAGTTGAGCCGATCACGCCCGAAAACCGCGAGGAAGTGAAGCGGTTCCTGATCCAGTGGTGTGAATGGAAAGGCTGCGAAGGAGATCCGGTTCTTGCCCATGAAAAGGATGCAACGTTTTTTGCCGTCGACCATTTCGGTGAGTTGGGATTATCCGGGCTGATTATCCGGGTCCACAACACGATCGGGGGAATGTCCCTGTTCGAACGCCTCAATAACGACACAGCGCTGGTCCATTTCGAGAAAGGTATGCCCGACTGTGAAGGCATCTACAAGGAAATTAACGCGGAAACTGCAACGATTCTTAAAAAAGATTTTACCTATATCAACCGGGAAAGCGATCTCGGCGTTGCCGGTCTTCGGGAAGCAAAGATGCGGTACCACCCGGATCATATGGTTGAAGTCTACTCCCTAAAACGCGACTCCTGA
- a CDS encoding MarC family protein, which yields MQDLIPGIIYSFAALFIILDPLLSVPIFAAMTKGQTPAEIHKQAFIAVAVAGGLMYLFLVFNKMIFDILGLNLPSFQIAGGILLFLLGIQYALGIEIGHCKERTKTAVGVVIGTPLLCGPGTITTVMLLSRDYGLLIPFIAITLSLLATWLVLYYSEFIQRILGEVVTDIMGKVLGMLLAAIAVKIIASGVMALAVVI from the coding sequence ATGCAGGACCTTATTCCGGGAATTATCTATTCCTTTGCCGCTCTGTTCATCATCCTCGATCCTCTTCTGTCAGTACCCATCTTTGCTGCCATGACCAAGGGGCAGACACCAGCAGAGATTCACAAACAGGCATTTATCGCGGTCGCCGTCGCTGGCGGTCTCATGTACCTGTTCCTGGTGTTCAATAAGATGATCTTTGATATCCTGGGCCTCAATCTGCCCAGTTTCCAGATTGCCGGGGGTATTCTCCTGTTCCTTCTCGGTATCCAGTATGCACTCGGTATTGAGATCGGGCATTGCAAAGAGCGTACAAAGACCGCAGTGGGCGTTGTTATCGGAACACCGCTCCTGTGCGGACCGGGTACCATCACCACCGTCATGCTGCTTTCGAGAGATTACGGTCTCCTTATTCCCTTTATTGCAATAACCCTCTCACTGCTCGCCACGTGGCTGGTTCTCTATTATTCTGAGTTCATCCAGCGCATATTGGGTGAAGTAGTAACCGACATTATGGGAAAGGTGCTCGGTATGCTCCTTGCAGCTATTGCCGTGAAGATCATTGCATCGGGTGTGATGGCACTGGCAGTTGTCATCTGA
- a CDS encoding APC family permease produces the protein MTGPGTYKRSLGLFELVSLGVGGTIGSGIFVVPGVAAKMAGPASLLAWVIVAISASCVLLSLAYVSYRFTQSHSFFSLFSSIFGKRVALVLITLYLISSVFGIATIAAGIGQYLMYFGQSSVLIIEIVIIALFCWLNITGISISGMTENILTTMKIIPLVLIALLLIPFIKFDNFIPEVPVTSAGLLGAVIIVYWPFTGFEISAIPVEETKDPKLIRRALVLVLAIVVSLYLLLNVALIGSVGSAALAASPAPIATASGMIFAHSGTIVAIIGIVAMLSALNAYIIATSRVLQSTAVQVSLPKIQGLTRQGTPAYALVLGCGMSAGLLLFSNHFEELATISVITTLIPYVFFCLAAWILVTDVKSRIISAVGAVSTALILIIYFVV, from the coding sequence ATGACTGGCCCTGGCACCTATAAACGTTCACTGGGACTGTTTGAACTGGTCAGTCTCGGCGTTGGCGGGACAATTGGTTCTGGTATTTTTGTTGTGCCCGGTGTCGCAGCAAAGATGGCCGGGCCTGCATCATTACTGGCATGGGTCATTGTTGCCATCTCCGCATCCTGCGTTCTGCTCTCGCTCGCTTATGTCTCGTACCGTTTCACCCAATCCCATAGTTTTTTTTCACTTTTCTCTTCGATATTTGGAAAACGGGTAGCCCTGGTGCTCATCACGTTGTACCTGATCTCGTCGGTCTTCGGCATCGCAACCATTGCAGCAGGCATCGGGCAGTACCTCATGTACTTTGGCCAGTCCTCAGTCCTTATCATCGAGATCGTTATCATCGCACTGTTCTGCTGGCTTAACATTACCGGTATATCCATTTCCGGCATGACAGAAAACATCCTTACCACCATGAAAATTATCCCGCTTGTGCTCATCGCGCTCCTTTTAATCCCGTTTATCAAATTCGATAATTTCATTCCGGAGGTGCCGGTCACTTCTGCAGGGCTGCTTGGCGCCGTAATCATCGTATACTGGCCATTCACCGGCTTTGAGATCAGTGCAATTCCTGTGGAAGAGACTAAGGATCCAAAACTGATACGGCGAGCCCTGGTTCTTGTACTGGCAATCGTGGTTTCCTTGTATCTGCTGTTGAACGTGGCGCTCATCGGCAGTGTGGGATCAGCAGCGCTTGCCGCTTCCCCTGCTCCGATTGCAACTGCATCGGGAATGATTTTTGCCCATTCCGGCACCATAGTGGCAATAATCGGCATTGTGGCGATGCTCTCCGCGTTGAATGCCTATATTATCGCAACCTCGCGGGTACTCCAGTCCACAGCAGTCCAGGTATCCCTTCCAAAGATACAGGGTCTCACCCGCCAGGGAACACCTGCATACGCACTGGTCCTCGGTTGCGGGATGAGTGCCGGCCTGTTACTTTTTTCAAATCATTTCGAAGAACTCGCAACAATATCTGTGATCACCACCCTGATCCCGTACGTCTTTTTCTGTTTAGCCGCGTGGATACTGGTCACCGATGTAAAATCCCGCATTATTTCTGCGGTGGGCGCCGTCTCAACTGCGCTTATCCTGATCATCTATTTTGTTGTGTAG
- a CDS encoding rubredoxin: MAKAVTATKKSSAKSIKKPVAAKAKASPVAKKKPAVANKPAGKQGTVVAKKKTPVKTAAKVLPEKTVKKSAVKAGTKKSAAIPRRYKCRLCGYVYSPLRGEPHNGIPAGTAFDDLPDTYVCPVCGYQGKGKIGKWGFEEWRPTRYLCSMCSYVYDEKRGEPHRGIKAGTKFEDLPDDYVCPVCAQDPKIRVQFGKVFKQGFEPINL, from the coding sequence ATGGCAAAAGCAGTGACAGCAACCAAAAAAAGTAGTGCAAAGAGCATAAAAAAACCGGTCGCAGCAAAAGCTAAAGCATCACCTGTGGCAAAGAAAAAACCTGCTGTAGCGAACAAACCCGCAGGAAAACAAGGAACTGTTGTGGCCAAAAAGAAAACCCCGGTGAAAACGGCGGCAAAAGTCCTGCCAGAGAAAACGGTAAAGAAAAGCGCAGTGAAAGCAGGAACAAAAAAATCCGCTGCAATACCCAGACGGTACAAATGCAGACTCTGCGGGTACGTCTACTCGCCACTCCGCGGGGAACCCCATAACGGCATTCCCGCGGGGACGGCCTTTGATGATCTCCCTGACACGTACGTCTGCCCGGTCTGCGGGTACCAGGGAAAAGGCAAGATCGGCAAATGGGGGTTTGAGGAGTGGCGCCCGACGCGGTATCTCTGCTCCATGTGTTCATACGTGTATGATGAAAAACGCGGGGAACCTCACCGGGGCATTAAAGCCGGAACAAAATTTGAAGATCTTCCTGATGACTATGTCTGTCCGGTCTGTGCGCAGGACCCCAAGATCCGCGTGCAGTTCGGTAAGGTGTTCAAACAGGGTTTTGAACCGATCAATCTCTGA
- a CDS encoding tetratricopeptide repeat protein: MNGILSGMDVTALLEKAYHLKKIGRYDDAIVHYDRVLEQDRRNTTALEEKGNVYYYLGRHNDAIACYNAAIEINPKLITVWYEKGYALRKIHRYEDAIVCFDQALALDPEYTIALSNKGYALNELGRYKEAIRCFDTILESSPNNIRAATAKGIALRELGKNEEALVFFDKALNLNSINSFVYYNKAIALRNLGRIKEADECIKIVNSPRGAKKI, encoded by the coding sequence GTGAATGGTATACTGAGTGGTATGGACGTCACCGCATTGCTTGAAAAGGCCTATCATCTCAAGAAGATCGGCCGGTATGATGATGCCATTGTGCATTATGATCGTGTTCTTGAACAGGATCGCAGAAATACCACTGCTCTTGAGGAAAAGGGAAATGTCTATTATTATCTTGGACGGCACAATGATGCAATCGCGTGCTATAATGCCGCTATTGAGATAAATCCCAAACTGATCACCGTCTGGTATGAAAAAGGATACGCCCTGAGAAAGATTCACCGCTACGAAGATGCTATCGTGTGTTTCGATCAGGCTTTGGCCCTTGATCCGGAATACACCATTGCGCTGAGCAACAAAGGGTATGCCCTGAATGAACTGGGACGGTATAAAGAAGCGATCCGGTGCTTTGATACGATTCTCGAATCGAGCCCGAATAATATCCGGGCGGCGACGGCAAAGGGTATTGCGCTGCGGGAGCTGGGTAAAAACGAAGAAGCACTTGTGTTTTTTGATAAGGCCCTCAATTTAAACTCTATTAACTCATTTGTGTATTACAACAAAGCAATCGCGCTTCGCAATCTCGGCAGGATAAAAGAAGCGGATGAGTGTATCAAAATCGTGAACTCCCCCCGCGGTGCCAAAAAAATATAA
- the mtrH gene encoding tetrahydromethanopterin S-methyltransferase subunit H, translated as MFRFEKEQSVWDFNGTKIGGQPGEYPTVLGASIFYNKHECVLDDHKGTIDKAKAEALWNRCQVLSDLTGIPHFIQIIAEYGEAFESYFNWFDSIDNKTAFLMDSSVPTALAHACKYVTEVGLANRAIYNSINGSILPESIEALKNSDVDAAIVLAFNPADPSVAGREKVLVEGGVAGQTKGMLEIAEYCGIKRPILDTAATPLGLGSGGSYREILACKAIHGYPTGGAYHNMTVSWTWLKRWKGTSKTPSVLAAGYEGKDVLLKQMSHHYLGGMEGIKQAAWSAPDIGCNMIASTLGADLIMYGPIENVEAMITAQAYTDITVLEATRQLGIECKSESHPIFKLI; from the coding sequence ATGTTCAGATTTGAAAAAGAACAGAGTGTCTGGGACTTCAACGGCACCAAGATCGGTGGACAGCCCGGCGAGTACCCTACTGTATTGGGTGCATCAATCTTCTACAACAAGCACGAGTGCGTGCTTGATGACCACAAGGGAACGATCGACAAGGCAAAAGCAGAAGCCCTCTGGAACCGCTGTCAGGTTCTCTCGGACCTGACCGGTATCCCGCACTTCATCCAGATCATCGCCGAATACGGCGAAGCGTTCGAGAGCTACTTCAACTGGTTCGACAGCATCGACAACAAGACCGCGTTCTTAATGGACTCATCGGTTCCAACGGCACTTGCCCACGCGTGCAAGTACGTAACCGAAGTAGGCCTTGCAAACCGTGCGATCTACAACTCGATCAACGGCTCGATCCTGCCAGAGAGCATCGAAGCACTCAAGAACAGTGATGTGGATGCAGCCATTGTCCTCGCATTCAACCCTGCAGACCCGTCAGTTGCGGGCAGGGAAAAGGTGCTCGTAGAGGGTGGCGTTGCAGGACAGACCAAGGGTATGCTGGAGATCGCAGAATACTGCGGTATCAAGCGCCCGATTCTCGACACTGCAGCAACCCCGCTCGGCCTTGGCAGCGGCGGCTCATACCGTGAGATCCTTGCATGCAAGGCAATCCACGGCTACCCGACCGGTGGTGCATACCACAACATGACCGTTTCCTGGACCTGGCTCAAGCGCTGGAAGGGAACGAGCAAGACCCCCTCAGTACTCGCAGCAGGATACGAGGGTAAGGATGTCCTCTTAAAGCAGATGTCCCACCACTACCTCGGCGGTATGGAAGGCATAAAGCAGGCAGCATGGTCAGCCCCCGATATCGGCTGCAACATGATTGCAAGCACCCTCGGTGCAGATCTGATTATGTACGGACCTATCGAGAACGTCGAAGCAATGATCACAGCACAGGCCTACACGGACATCACGGTCCTTGAAGCAACCCGTCAGCTCGGGATCGAGTGCAAATCAGAAAGCCACCCCATCTTTAAACTCATTTAA
- the mtrA gene encoding tetrahydromethanopterin S-methyltransferase subunit A, whose product MADKKSPASGWPLVKGDFISGDANSPVAVVTMGSHLDEKGICDAGAALCGSCKTENLGLEKVIANVISNPNIRFMLFCGTEVKGHLSGQTFAALHKSGVKDGRVVGAEGAIPFIENLNDAAIKRFQEQTEIVNIMESEDLGAIKAKINELKARDPGAFAADPIVVEVKEAAGGAEVGSAAANPQFLEIEKRLDKIEKKIEFVDAEVAQRVGRKIGRDIGILYGLMAGVIVFIMLLFLYQKLMTMV is encoded by the coding sequence ATGGCAGACAAGAAATCACCAGCAAGTGGATGGCCGCTCGTCAAGGGTGACTTTATCTCAGGAGACGCAAACAGCCCGGTGGCTGTTGTCACCATGGGATCTCACCTCGACGAAAAGGGCATCTGTGACGCAGGCGCCGCACTCTGCGGTTCCTGTAAGACTGAAAACCTCGGTCTCGAAAAAGTCATCGCCAACGTTATCTCCAACCCCAATATCAGGTTCATGCTGTTCTGCGGTACTGAAGTCAAGGGCCACTTATCGGGCCAGACGTTCGCTGCACTCCATAAGAGCGGTGTCAAGGACGGCAGAGTCGTAGGCGCTGAGGGTGCTATTCCCTTCATCGAGAACCTCAACGACGCAGCTATCAAGCGCTTCCAGGAACAGACGGAAATCGTCAACATCATGGAAAGCGAAGACCTGGGCGCGATCAAGGCGAAGATCAACGAACTCAAGGCCCGTGACCCGGGTGCGTTCGCTGCTGATCCTATCGTCGTCGAAGTCAAGGAAGCTGCAGGTGGCGCTGAAGTTGGCTCTGCGGCTGCAAATCCCCAGTTCCTCGAAATCGAGAAGAGACTCGACAAGATCGAGAAGAAGATCGAGTTCGTGGATGCAGAGGTTGCGCAGCGTGTTGGAAGAAAGATCGGACGGGATATCGGTATACTGTACGGCCTGATGGCAGGCGTTATCGTATTCATTATGCTGCTGTTCCTGTACCAGAAATTAATGACAATGGTATAA
- a CDS encoding tetrahydromethanopterin S-methyltransferase subunit F, with protein sequence MSEEAKSTGPVRMVAIENMVENIRYKSQILARTNKIDSAVTATGLVGFVAGLLLALILIIVPALLVG encoded by the coding sequence ATGTCAGAAGAAGCTAAATCAACAGGACCCGTCAGGATGGTGGCGATCGAGAACATGGTGGAAAACATCCGCTATAAATCTCAGATCCTCGCCAGGACCAACAAGATTGACTCGGCAGTCACCGCGACTGGTCTGGTCGGATTTGTTGCAGGACTACTCCTTGCATTGATCCTGATCATAGTGCCGGCATTACTGGTGGGATGA
- the mtrA gene encoding tetrahydromethanopterin S-methyltransferase subunit A has protein sequence MADKKSPASGWPLVKGDFISGDANSPVAVVTMGSHLDEKGICDAGAALCGSCKTENLGLEKVIANVISNPNIRFMLFCGTEVKGHLSGQTFAALHKSGVKDGRVVGAEGAIPFIENLNDAAIKRFQEQTEIVNIMESEDLGAIKAKINELKARDPGAFAADPIVVEVKEAGGAEETGGEVRPLSGEMALITARMKVIEKMVTDIGYRDKFAAGVYAGKIEGLMIGLIVSFALVGFLMMR, from the coding sequence ATGGCAGACAAGAAATCACCAGCAAGTGGATGGCCGCTCGTCAAGGGTGACTTTATCTCAGGAGACGCAAACAGCCCGGTGGCTGTTGTCACCATGGGATCTCACCTCGACGAAAAGGGCATCTGTGACGCAGGCGCCGCACTCTGCGGTTCCTGTAAGACTGAAAACCTCGGTCTCGAAAAAGTCATCGCCAACGTTATCTCCAACCCCAATATCAGGTTCATGCTGTTCTGCGGTACTGAAGTCAAGGGCCACTTATCGGGCCAGACGTTCGCTGCACTCCATAAGAGCGGTGTCAAGGACGGCAGAGTCGTAGGCGCTGAGGGTGCTATTCCCTTCATCGAGAACCTCAACGACGCAGCTATCAAGCGCTTCCAGGAACAGACGGAAATCGTCAACATCATGGAAAGCGAAGACCTGGGCGCGATCAAGGCGAAGATCAACGAACTCAAGGCCCGTGACCCGGGTGCGTTCGCTGCTGATCCTATCGTCGTCGAAGTCAAGGAAGCCGGCGGCGCTGAAGAGACAGGTGGCGAAGTACGCCCGCTGTCCGGTGAAATGGCACTCATTACCGCCCGTATGAAAGTCATCGAAAAGATGGTGACGGACATCGGATACCGGGACAAGTTTGCCGCCGGGGTCTATGCAGGTAAGATCGAAGGCCTGATGATCGGTCTGATCGTCTCATTCGCCCTGGTTGGATTCCTGATGATGAGGTGA
- the mtrB gene encoding tetrahydromethanopterin S-methyltransferase subunit B: protein MANIIVLPEFGLVADPFIGIITSQGESLSPVLEKVTVLEATADDLVNMLAGEGNMLASFPNREKGLAIGGSITSFWYGLAVGLFIAGIIAFQLIKVG, encoded by the coding sequence ATGGCAAACATTATAGTGCTTCCGGAATTCGGGCTCGTTGCTGACCCGTTCATTGGCATCATCACCTCACAGGGCGAATCACTTTCCCCGGTTCTGGAGAAAGTTACCGTTCTCGAGGCAACTGCCGATGATCTCGTCAACATGCTCGCCGGAGAAGGTAACATGCTTGCATCCTTCCCCAACAGGGAGAAGGGACTTGCGATTGGTGGCAGCATCACGTCGTTCTGGTACGGACTTGCGGTTGGATTATTCATTGCTGGGATCATTGCATTCCAGTTGATCAAGGTGGGCTGA
- the mtrC gene encoding tetrahydromethanopterin S-methyltransferase subunit C has protein sequence MSVKVEVIEGGVPHNKIMIAGLVSTLVCIYLTYLNAFTNTEMFSFFGGLAVVSALIWGSHTIKVLCSYGIGTGVPSAGMIAFGSGTIAMLLATKYGMMAPIVALVLAAIIGYILGYVSNNILNMKIPAMVQALTEMAVVGALTVMGFAAMISGGFTFTGLTTSTASFLGLPITSYANSFLGGGLIAVAFLLGAIAIQHPFNACLGPGWKQDRMLMLTAECGFLSMIVAAVMSFALISAGSALISLIIAIIGWAYTYSQYFELSKRDAAAWLDSKPIPDTEGH, from the coding sequence ATGTCAGTAAAAGTTGAAGTAATTGAAGGCGGCGTCCCGCACAATAAGATCATGATCGCGGGACTCGTCAGCACACTCGTGTGCATTTACCTGACGTACCTCAATGCGTTCACCAACACCGAGATGTTCTCGTTCTTCGGCGGACTTGCAGTAGTCTCTGCACTGATCTGGGGCAGCCACACCATCAAGGTGCTGTGCAGCTACGGTATCGGTACCGGGGTTCCCTCTGCAGGTATGATCGCATTCGGATCGGGTACAATCGCGATGCTGCTCGCTACCAAGTATGGTATGATGGCACCGATCGTTGCACTCGTTCTTGCAGCTATCATTGGTTACATCCTCGGGTATGTCTCAAACAATATCCTGAACATGAAGATCCCGGCCATGGTCCAGGCACTCACTGAAATGGCAGTTGTTGGTGCACTTACCGTTATGGGATTTGCAGCAATGATCTCCGGTGGGTTCACCTTTACCGGCCTGACAACGTCAACGGCCTCGTTCCTTGGACTCCCCATCACCAGCTACGCAAATTCATTCCTTGGTGGCGGACTTATCGCCGTCGCATTCCTGCTTGGCGCAATTGCAATCCAGCACCCGTTCAACGCGTGCCTGGGACCCGGCTGGAAACAGGACAGGATGCTCATGCTCACCGCAGAGTGCGGATTTTTGAGCATGATTGTCGCAGCCGTGATGTCCTTTGCCCTGATAAGCGCTGGATCAGCACTCATTTCGCTGATTATCGCAATCATCGGCTGGGCATACACATACTCCCAGTACTTTGAACTCTCGAAGCGCGACGCTGCAGCATGGCTTGATTCAAAGCCGATACCTGATACGGAGGGACACTAA
- the mtrD gene encoding tetrahydromethanopterin S-methyltransferase subunit D: MSAVAAKPTAGGAMNPTAMAVGVVLLIIILGACWYVSPTLGLTALIGIIIGGVLIGFGTHFVPVGGAPAAMGQAPGIATGVAMLAAGAGLAGLFGGAWAAEQGMVVAVVTGGIGGGLMMAITCMMVNFVYVYGMGIPAASGKVLHDPITGDSQAEYKSQGTEGHGLPFVSFVGGVIGGILGGAGGTLIYLELLGLYEATFPKMMGATAAQVMPVAVAIAGMFAVALFLVNAVLTAYNITGTIEGPHDPKFKRWPRAIVASAVASALCGFVAILIVAM; this comes from the coding sequence ATGAGCGCAGTTGCAGCAAAACCAACAGCTGGCGGCGCAATGAACCCGACCGCAATGGCAGTCGGTGTCGTCCTCCTGATCATCATCCTCGGAGCCTGCTGGTATGTATCACCAACTCTCGGTCTTACGGCCCTGATCGGTATCATCATCGGCGGTGTCCTGATCGGATTCGGCACCCACTTCGTGCCAGTCGGCGGTGCTCCCGCAGCAATGGGACAGGCACCGGGTATCGCGACGGGTGTCGCCATGCTTGCCGCTGGTGCAGGTCTCGCCGGACTCTTCGGCGGGGCATGGGCAGCAGAACAGGGTATGGTCGTTGCAGTCGTCACCGGCGGTATTGGTGGCGGCCTGATGATGGCAATCACCTGTATGATGGTGAACTTTGTCTACGTCTATGGCATGGGTATCCCGGCCGCGTCAGGTAAAGTCCTCCATGACCCCATCACCGGCGATTCACAGGCAGAATACAAATCCCAGGGTACTGAAGGTCACGGCCTTCCGTTCGTCTCCTTCGTTGGCGGCGTAATCGGTGGTATCCTTGGCGGTGCCGGCGGTACACTCATCTACCTGGAACTTCTCGGCCTCTACGAGGCAACGTTCCCGAAGATGATGGGTGCAACCGCAGCACAGGTTATGCCCGTTGCAGTCGCCATTGCCGGTATGTTCGCAGTCGCTCTGTTCCTCGTGAATGCAGTGCTGACCGCATACAACATCACCGGAACTATTGAAGGACCCCACGACCCGAAGTTCAAGCGCTGGCCACGGGCAATCGTTGCATCCGCTGTTGCATCAGCACTCTGCGGATTCGTAGCGATCCTGATCGTGGCAATGTGA